GTAGCTGCTAGCTCCTAGCTGCCGTCTGGTGAGTGTGTTCAACCAGActtctgtgataatcatccCAACAAACAATCCACGGTTTGCTGCGTGTCAGCGGCAGTGGTGTGGCTatgtcctccagaggacaggTCATGTCACGTCTTGAGGTTTATTTCCCCCTAAAAAAACTGTAGCGCGGAGCAATCTGTACTTTGGGTCTGGGTTTTTCCAATCGAAAGTACACGCACATTTATGATGATCAAAATTAATGTAAAAGAtggctggaattctcctttaagtattCCCATATTCTGCAACATTATACTACTCCACTATATTTAACagggaaatatttttttatttctatttttatgttaGCGATGATGACTCAGtgaatagtgacgattctctccgaccaatcagtagtccgCAGGTTTTAACGTCGCCTTTTgttatcgcctcagctcgcttggaacttAACTGAGGTGATACTAAAATAAGTACCTGTTAaaaggtaccagggacttttgttgttgtaatggaaaaccaaaaaaggcgagtagagtcgaggtgAGTTGAGGAGGTATCATGCAGTGGAAGAACGCCATTATTTACCATCATAAACGAATGAAAGAACAAACAGAAAGTATTTTATCCCTGCTGGCATGATTAAGTAGTCTGTTTCTTGCTTTTTTCATCCATTGCATTCATTCACGTTAGTTTCCTGGTTCAGGGTTGTTGCAGCAACAACAAGCAGTAATTCAATAGGAAGAAAGAAACACTGAGAACACTGAGAACACCGTGGCACACACAAGAGCATTCCTCTTTATATAACTGGTCTGGCTGATTGGAGAGATGATTTTACAATCACAGTCTCAGTCCTTGGAAAGTGGGAGTTCTCACTATGAgccattttattgttaaaattgGGTTCTCAACGTGGTCATCTTTACGACACCCTTTTCCCTTCGGATTGAAGTAACAGCAAGGACTAGAAATACTGAGGTGACACTTACCAAAAAGCTTGATTGAAAAAGCCTGCTAACAGACTGTTTCttaatccatttttttataCCTCAGTGTTGAAACTTTGATAGATATGCCTTGTCCAGTGCTGCTACTAACAAGCAGAAAGACACTAAGACTGTTCAGGGGACTCACCAAAGAAGTCTTACATACATTGGTATAAAAAACACtaattaaaatagaaatttagaaaagaaaaacgtCAAAAGGAAGAAATCGGATGACAATTTGTGACAAATGGAATGATAGAATAAAGAACCCGTGAGATATGAAACTGGTATACCTCTGGGGTCTGTTAAAGGCTTCTGTAATCTGTAAAAGCCTTGTTGTTGATATGAATGTGGTCACACGCGAGACCCCGCTGTGTGCACGTGCATCCATGCAAAGTGCGCTCGCAAAACCCATCCGCGCGCTTCAGTAATGGTTGAGCCCATTAGGTTTCAAAGTGCACGTCAAGGACACGTTTCTTATGTTTATAACCTCCACTGGTCTTATCACCAGCTAAACAAACGTCTTCACCTGGTATATTTTGACTCGTGCACACTTTATGAATATATTTCTAATAATctatttgtaaaagaaaaaaactaatcgTTGTGACGACttgagtacatttttattacCAGGGTTAGGGGGTTATACATTTCTTTGCGTATTTACAACAACCATATTTCACACAGTTCGTTGTCTTAAGTGTCCAAACGATTGATTTTGTCATAGTAGTAAATAACCTAAACACATGAGCTGTGATGGTGGAGGGGGGCGGTGTTTGCATCCGGGGTTCTCTGGTAAACACACCTGGACAAGCACTGGTTACAAAAACCTTcacagaaaagcacaaaagcGCAGTTCAGTTCAATTATAATGCGAGCACACTAATGCGCAATTACGCACACTTACTGTAGCCTAGAGACACACCACACCTAATGGTTGTTTAACACGCAAAGCAACAGTGCGCTTtgaaattcacacacaaacttagCAATTACGCGCAAAGCCCAAAACCAGCTATAAATGTTTCACTATTGAAACGTACCACATTATGCAACCCCTTAAAGACAAGAAGCGCTGATGCAAGTCCCACTATTCATTGAACAGAATGAAGTAAGTAGTCTTGAAATGATAATCCTTGTTCTCATTGTGCCTTGTGACAGGTCTGCTCTCTCACTCCAGGCCCATTTCTTGCAGTGCGCACTTTGCGCTTTGTCATCACTTTATTCTCAAATCTCCGAAACTATCCTCTGTATATCAGACTTCTCAGTTTGTTCCTGAATTCCTTCCTCATGAGGCAATAAATAATCGGGTTCAGGCAGCTGTTGGTGTGAGCCAAGCAGACGGTCAGAGGGAACACATATGTGTGGACTATGTAATAGGCTTTGTCCCAGTTTGCAACGTTCAGTTTGACCAGCACGCTCCACAAGGTGATGGCATGGTTCGGCATCCAGCACAGGAAGAAGGACAACACGACGATGGTGATAGATTTTGTGACTTGGCATCTCCGTTTGGGGTTGCTTGTTTTCATACTCCGATTGCGAATGAAACGCAGCAGCATGATGTAGCTGATGGACACGATGGACATTGGCAAGACAAAGCCAACTAGTATCTTCTGTATGTGATAAACTGCTAACCAGTACTGACCCCCAGGAAACCTCAGCAAACAGAGTTTTTCTCCAGTTACGTTGCTGACAGTGGAGAAAATGGACGTGGGCGCAGTCGCCAGAGTCGCCAGTGTCCAAATGatggcgcaggtgcatttggcGGGACAGGACTTCTGCCTGGTTCTGTTCTTCAGAGCCGAGGCGACCGAGCAGTAGCGGGTCACACTCATGGCAGTGAGAAAAAACACGCTGGCGTACATGTTCATCACGGTGACCGAGAGGATGATTTTGCACATGGCGTCTCCAAACGGCCAGCTGAAGTCCAGCACGGTGTCCACGGCCCAGAAGGGCAGAGTGAGCACGAACTGCAGGTCCGTCACTGCCAAGTTGAGCACGAAGAAGTTCACTGTGGACTTCTTCCTCTCTTGTTTGACCCTGATGAAGAAGATGACCAGCAGGTTGCCCATCAGACCCGCAGCGCATACAACAGAATAAACAAGGCAGATGAGGAATCTCAGAACCGGGCTACCGTCAGCTGTCACGTCGATGTCCTCCAGGTTGCTGAAGCACCCCCCCTCCATCAGTGACCTGTTCAAACAAGCGCTCTCATTTTCTTCATTCATAATGTCAGCAGCTCACGTTGGCTACAATTACACAGATAATCTCGTCAGTGAGGAGTCTATACTTAAAGTAGATAAAGCATTTCTGTCCAAATAGAGCTGGATCTTAGAGTGCCACTTTAGTACATGATGCCATACCATAGGCTACTCCGTCTGTGTCCACCCCACCCTGctgtcctctcctccctcctatCCTCTTCAACCCACACTATACTCTAACATCACTGCTCTGACAGCATGACAGGAATGACGGGGTTGAGCTGTTTATTGGCGCACATTAGTCTGGTGCGTAACGCAGGCTCCTAGAAGCGTTATGCTTCCCCAtcactttaaatacaaaaataaaaatgcagttaAAAATTGCAAATATTCATGTTATATAAAGCTGGTGTCACAACCAGAAAAGCACCGTCTATAACCAACAGAGCGTGCGTAAATGTTTAGCATCATCACAGCAGGGGAAAAGTTGGATGAAACGACTGCCACCCAGTGTTCATTTCTAAGTGTAACAGGCTGTTACAATGGTAACAGGTTCCTCCAGGCCCCATCGTTTCAAATAAGGGAAAACACACGAAGAACTAGCACAATGCATTTTATTACATCTAAACTTTTCTACATAAACAGGTAACATTCAATAAGTAAACAATGTCTTCCAATGCAggtaataaatattttttttctcacttagTAT
The Etheostoma cragini isolate CJK2018 chromosome 1, CSU_Ecrag_1.0, whole genome shotgun sequence genome window above contains:
- the LOC117950364 gene encoding relaxin-3 receptor 1, yielding MNEENESACLNRSLMEGGCFSNLEDIDVTADGSPVLRFLICLVYSVVCAAGLMGNLLVIFFIRVKQERKKSTVNFFVLNLAVTDLQFVLTLPFWAVDTVLDFSWPFGDAMCKIILSVTVMNMYASVFFLTAMSVTRYCSVASALKNRTRQKSCPAKCTCAIIWTLATLATAPTSIFSTVSNVTGEKLCLLRFPGGQYWLAVYHIQKILVGFVLPMSIVSISYIMLLRFIRNRSMKTSNPKRRCQVTKSITIVVLSFFLCWMPNHAITLWSVLVKLNVANWDKAYYIVHTYVFPLTVCLAHTNSCLNPIIYCLMRKEFRNKLRSLIYRG